The following is a genomic window from Campylobacter concisus.
TCCATCAAAAGCACTCTAGCGCCCGCTTTTTCTCCAAAAGCATCGATGTGAATTTGAACTTCATCGACGCCATACTCTAGGCTATATTTTTGAGAAAGCGTGATAAAAGGCAGTTTTTTTGGCTTGCGTATTGGCACAAAAGGCAGTCTTAGCCTTGCTGCAAGCGCCGCGCCAAAGATGAAGCCGCGAGACTCAATACCAGCGATGTAGTCGATATTTGCACCCTCATATCTCGCCACTAAATGATCTATCAAAAAGTTAAATGCTTCTTTGTTGTTTAGTAGTGTCGTGATGTCGCGAAAGACTATGCCAGGCTTTGGAAAGTCGTTTATGCAGCGAATAGAGTTTAGTAAAAATTCTTTGCCTTTTTGATCTAAAATTTTCATAAATTTCCTTAAATTTGATGTTAAAGTAGCGCTTCGATTTTGCCTTCAAGCTCACGTATGCGTTGTCTTAGCTTGTCGTTTTCTAAGCGGTACTGGGAATTTCTTGTGCGAAGCGAGGTCACGTCGTTTTTAGTTTTGTTTAGCTCGTCTGTCAAGATATCGATGTTGCCTAGACTTCGCTGAAGTTGGATCTGAAATTTTCTTATGACGACCTCGGTGTCTTGGAGGTTATTTTTCATAAAATCTTTTGTCGCACGCTCTTTTTTTAGAAGCGTTTTGAAGTAAAAAACCATAACAGTTAGGTAGATCGCAGCACAAACAAGAGCAGTAAAAACGATCCACTCGCCTATCATTTGTCTGCCTCAATCTCTATTTTTTTGACTCTTCTTTCGTGTCTACCGCCTGCAAACTCTGTCTTTAAAAATGTTTCAAGTGCTGCTGTGGCAACGCCAGCACCGATCACTCTTGCGCCAAAAGCGATAACATTTGCATCGTTATGTTCTCTCGCAAGTCTAGCGGTAAATTCGTCGTGACAAAGGGCACACCTTACGTTTTCATGCCTGTTTGCAGCGATTGAAATGCCAATACCTGTGCCACAAATGAGCACGCCGTAGCAGTTAGGCTCAAGCTTGCTTGCTAGCAAATGCGCATAATCAGGGTAATCAACGCTGTTTTTATCATTCGTGCCAAGGTCAATGACTTCATGTCCAAGCTTTTTTATGACTTCTTTTAGCTCTGCCTTAAGCTCTACTCCAGCGTGATCGCAAGCGATAAAAATTTTATCTATTTTCATGAAAAATCCAATAAATTTTTTGCAGATTATAGTCAAAGTTGCATTAAAATAAAATTTTGCTTGCATGTGATAAAAGGCTATAATTTTAGAAATTCTTAAAAGGGAAAAATATGAAAAAGACGCTCTTTTTAATGGCTTCAGCGCTAGCCTTTGCAAATGAAAATTTGATAGAGATCTACACTGATCAAACCATCATCACTCAAAAATTTAGTGACGCAAATAGCTCTTTTAGTGCCTTTGTGCCAGAGGGCGTGCAGAGTGAGAGCATCACTATAAATGGGGATTGTGACGCAAATGCTAATCTAAAAAAGATCAGCGAAGAAAATAGTCCAAGTTACATAAAATGGAAGCAAGAAGTTGTAAATTTAAGTAGCAAGCTTGAGGCACTAAAAGCAAGAGGCAGGTTTATAGAGCAAGCTTTGATAGGAGAAAACAAAAGTAACGATGTGACAAAAAGAGCTGATGAGTTTTATAAATTTAGCCTAGAAAATATCGAGAAAATCTCAGCTACTAAAAGTGAGCTTGAAGCGCTTAAAGAAAATGAGCCAAAAAGCGAGATGGCTGGATTTTTGCAGCTTGATATGAAATTTGCTTGCGACCCAAAAGAAGTGACGCTTTTATATATGGATGATGAGGCGCCAAAGACGCTAAATGAAATTTATGCAGATACAAAAAACAAAAATATCTTAATAAAACAAGAAATTTTACTCACCAACCCATTTGTGAGTGATGTTAAAAATTTAAAGCTCGCCATCTATCCGACCAGATATCAAAAGGCGCTTGCTCCAAGTAAGTTTTACTCTTGGTACGAGGAGAACGAGGCGGAGGCTGATGGTTACGGCGCTTCAAAAAATATACTAAAAGCTGCGAAAGTCACTGCCGAGGTCGCTGATATGCGTGTGCAAAGAGATGAGAATGAGTTTGCTAAAATTTGGAAGATAGATGGGATAAATTTAGCAAAAGGCGAGAGCAAATATATAACTTATGACACGCAAAAAATAGATGCAAATTTTAGTGTTTTTGCTGATTTTTATGGCTCGCTCAAGGCATATAATGTAGCTAGCTTTAAGCTAAATGACGATCTAACGCCAGCTAAAACGCAGTTTTACGTTAATGGTGTGAGTGTCGGCAGTCCTGGCGAGTTTGAGATGAAAGCAAAAGATGAGCCAGTGCAGCTATTTTTAGGACAAAACGAGCTAATCGAGCTTAAAAAAGAGCGCTTGAATAAATTTAAAAAGAGCTCGCTTCTTGGCAAAGACCGCATAAGCGAAGAGGGCTATGAGATAAGTGTCAAAAATAATTCAAGTAAGAGCGTTGATGTTACTTTGGTCGATCGTGTACCAGTGTCTGCCGATGAGACGGTAAAGGTCGAGGTAAAGGGCTTTGATAAAAAAGATATCAGCAAAGATGGCAAGGTGGAGCTCAAATTTAGCCTTGCGCCAAAAGAGGAATTTAAAAAAGAGTACTCTTATAAGATCACAAAGCCAAAAATTTAGAGCAAATTTGCTCTAAATTTAGCCATTTATAAAAGCGCTCGCGATATCTAAAACATATCTTGTTGGATAAAAGATAGTATCTTTTAAAGGCGAGACGAGGATGATGATAAGGATGACAAAGCCATATCTTGAGATGCCCTCAAGCTTTTCAGCTAGTGCATGAAAGCCAAAATTTCTAAGTGCGTACTCGAGCGCGTGAAAGCCGTCAAGTGGCGGGATCGGATAGAGGTTAAAGATGGCTAACATCAAATTTAAAAGCGCAAGCGTAAATAAAAACTGAAGTAAAATTTCAAAGGCTTCTATATTTAATAAAGCCTTTAGCACAAAAAGCGATAAGACGCCCAAGATGATGTTGTAGCAGATACCAGCTAGACTTACGTAGATAGCTGCCTTGTAGCCGCCATTTCGTACGACTGTGTAGGTATTTACAGGCACTGGTTTTGCCCAGCCAAACATCATGCCAGTGCTTAGGTAAAGTACCAGCGGTACGATGACGGTGCCAACAAGATCGATGTGCTTTATTGGATTTATGCTAAGCCTGCCAAGGCTTTTTGCGGTGTTGTCACCAAATTTATAAGCGACATATCCGTGAGCGATCTCGTGACCAACGATGGCGATTATTAAAGAGATAACGATAGTGGCGACTTTGACTATGTCTATGTTATCAATGAAGCCCATCTACTTCACCTTCTTTTAGAGCTTTGCTAGTGAAAAATTCGTCATTTTCTATCGTATCTACAAAGCGTCCGATACGCTCCCAGCGCACATTGTAGTTATTGTCCCAGCTAAAATAAATAAACCAAGGCTGTCCAACTATATCTTTGTAAGCCACGCTTCCCCAAAAACGGCTATCGTTTGAGTGATCGCGGTTGTCGCCTATCATGAAGTACTCATCTTTTGGCACTTTGGCGTAAAAAGCGTTAAAGTTAAAATTTGGATTTTGCGGTAGTGAGCTAATGGGCACTGGCTTCATAAAAACACTATCTTTGTTTGTATTTAGCATAAAAACCATCTGCTCAAATAAATTTACATTTTCGTCATAGTGGATGCCGCTAAATCTATATGGCTCTTTTATGAAAAGTTTGCCATCAAGTTCGGCTATATCGCTACATGAGTAGCCAAATTTACTCTCTTTTCCGTTTAAATTTTCATGGCAGTTTGCCTTTATAAAATCATCTCCCTCTTTTGGGCGTAGATACAAGGCTTTTTCGGTAAATACTATCTCATCTTCGCTTGTGGCAAAGCAGCGCTTTACAAAGTGAGTTTTCTCATCGTTTGGATAGCGAAAGACGACTATATCGCCTCTTGCTGGACCATCACCTGTTACGAGATGTCCATTGTCATTTAACTCGGGTAAAATTTTTACTTCAAGCCACGGAATTCTTGGTGTTGGTATACCATAAACAAATTTTTTTGCAAATAAAAAATCACCAACCAAAAGTGTGTTTTTCATCGAACCAGACGGGATCACAAAGGCTTGAGCCACAAAGAAAATGACAAGCAAAACAATGATAACCGTGCCAGTCCAGCTCGAGCAAAAGTCATAAAATTTAGTAAAAATTTTTTTCATTATTACGCTCTTTTGTGGCTAGCTATCTTGGCTTGGGCTGCAAGGATTGTATTATTTAAAAGCATCGCAATCGTCATCGGACCCACGCCTCCTGGAACTGGTGTGATGTATGAGCATTTTGGCGCAACCTCATCAAAATCCACATCGCCTACAAGCCTGCCATCATCAAGTCTATTTATGCCCACATCAACGACAACCGCACCATCTTTTACCATATCAGCCTTTAAGAAAAATGGCCTGCCAATGGCAGCGACGATGAGGTCAGCGTTTTTGCAAATTTCTTTTAAATTTTTAGTCTTGCTATGAGTGATCGTAACTGTTGCTGAAGCGTTTAAAAGCAAATTTGCCATAGGCTTGCCAACGATATTACTTCTACCTATAACAACCGCGTTTAGTCCAGCCACATCAATGCCATACTCTTTTAAAATTTCCATTACGCCAAGCGGTGTGCAAGGTACAAAGCCATCAAGGCCACTGACAAGTTTGCCAACATTTACAGCGTGAAAGCCATCTACGTCTTTTGCTGGATCGATCGTTGCCAAAACGGTGTTCGTATCTATATGTTTTGGAAGTGGCAACTGCACTAAAATTCCATGGATACTATCGTCTAAATTTAGCACATTTATAAGTGCTAGAAGCTCTGCTTGAGTTGTATTTTCGCTTAGACGGTGAGCTACGCTTTTTATGCCGTATTCGTTGCAGGCTTTTTCTTTGGCTCTAACGTATGTTTGAGATGCCTTATCTTCGCCGACCAAGACGACGGCTAAGGTTGGCTCGACACCAAATTTCTTTAGCTCATCAGCCCTTACTTTTACGCTTTCTTTGACTTTTAAAGATACGGCTTTGCCGTCTAAAATTTTCATATTGGATCCTTATTTAAAAGCTTTTTTAATCACAAGGGTGGTATCATACCTAAAATTAAATTAAAATTTTTAAAGAGAGGTTTATGCAGTCTGTTTTTTTGTTTTTGCTTTTTTGTGTGGCGATTTTTGGTGCTGATTTTATCACAAAGACCGAATATGCCAAAATGCTCTACCTAAATCCACGTGGCATAGGATGCGATAAATGTCACGGCACAAAGGGCGAGGGCAGTCTAATCTCCAAATACAAACACTTTGACAAAAAGGCAAACAAAACGGTTGACGATGAGCTTAGAGCGCCAAAGATAAATGATATAGATTTTGAAAGCTTTAAAGCTGCTCTAACTAAGCCAAAAGGTGTCATGCCAAGCTACTTTTTGACAGACGAGGAGACTACGATTCTTTATGAGTACATTACAAATAAGATAAATACTCCTTCAAAAGCAGTAAAAGCGCAAAATTTAAGCAAGCCAGTTTCCACCGATACGACGCAAAAACAGCTAGAGCAATCTTCCAAAGCCGCCCCTGCTACAAAACCAGCAGAGTTAGCTAAAACTGCCCCAGTAAAACCATCTGAGTCAGCAAAAACCGTCACTACACAAGCACCAAAGTCACCAGCAAAGCCAGCAATAAATCAAAAAGATAATCAAAAGACAAATTTAAAAACACAAAATCAAAAGGATAAAAAATGACAAATAAAGAGGCATTTAGCGAAGCTAAAAAATATATCCCAGGTGGCGTAAATTCACCAGTTCGTGCATTTGGTAGCGTTGGTGGCGAGCCTGTGATGATAGATCACGCAAAGGGCGCTTATCTATACGATGTCGAGGGTAAAAAATACCTTGACTTCATCCAAAGCTGGGGACCGCTCATATTTGGCCACTGTGACAAAGATATCGAAGAAGCTATCATCTCTGCTGTAAAACAAGGCGTATCTTACGGCGCTCCCTCTCCAAAAGAGACAGCTCTAGCAAAGCTAATATGTGATGAGTTTAAACAAATAGATAAAATTCGCTTCGTAAGCTCTGGCACAGAGGCTACCATGAGCGCTATTAGAGTGGCTAGAGGATATGCCAAAAAAGATGGTCTAATAAAATTTGAAGGCTGCTACCACGGACACAGCGACGCACTTCTTATCAAAGCAGGAAGCGGTGCAACGACATACGGCAACGCTTCAAGCAGCGGCGTACCACAAGATGTTGTGAAAAACACTTATCTAGCAGTTTATAACGATATAGAAAGCGTAAAAGCCATCTTTGAAAATAATAGAGATAAGATCGGCGTTGTCATAATCGAGCCTATCGCTGGAAATATGGGGCTTGTGCCAGGCGATAAGAAATTTTTAGAAGAGCTTAGAGTAGTGTGCGATAAATTTGGTGCAGTACTCATCCTTGATGAGGTTATGAGTGGCTTTAGAGCTTCTCGCCTTGGCTCATATCCATTTCACGAGGTGGGCGCTGATCTCATTACATTTGGCAAGGTTATAGGCGGAGGTATGAACGTCGCTGCATTTGGTGGTAAGGCCGAGATAATGGACTGTTTAAGCCCAGAGGGCGCTGTATATCAAGCAGGTACGTTAAGTGGCAACCCAGTGGCGATGAGTGCTGGTATAGCGGCGATTTCAAAGATAAATAGCGATCCAAATTTATATGCTAGACTTGAAAAACTAGCTAAAAAACTAATGGACGGCTTCAAAGAGGCAGCAAAAAGCGCTGGCATCGCTATACAAACCGATGTTCGTGGCTCGATGTTTGGCTACTTTTTTACAGATCATGTCGTGAAAAACTACGACGATGCGTTAAAGAGCGATACAAAGCTATTTGCTAAATTTCACCAAGCGATGCTTAAGCGTGGAATTTATCTAGCGCCAAGTCAGTTTGAGACTGGATTTGTCTGCGATGCGATGAGTGAAGCCGATATCGATCTAGCGGTAAGCGCAGCTAAAGAGGCTTTTTTGGAGATAAAAGCCTAATGGCAAAATTTAAGATAAAAGATATCGTAGCAGGTGCTGAGCAACTAAGTCTTGGCGTTTCAATCGTAGTTGCGATCTTGCTTGGCACTGGGCTAGGGTATTTTGTAAAAAAGGCTACAAATTTTACACCAGCTCTTTGGATAGGCTTTGCTATTGGCATTGCAGCTGCTATTTTAAATGTCTATAAAGCTTACAAAGCACAGATAAAAAGCCTAGATGAGCTAAAAGATGAAAGCAGATACAAAGGCTACACAAAAGACGATGATGAGGACGATTAGTAGGCTTTTGATTTGCTATTTTGCGCTTTGGCTAGCTCTTAGCGCGGTTGGCAAATTTATATCAAATCAATTTTTTATAAGCTCGCAAATTTCATTTTTTACCTCGCTCATTATCTTAACGGCTAGTTTTTTTGCCTATAAAAACCGCATAAACTCAAGGCTAGAAAATGCAAGAGATGAAATTTTAGCCACAATAAAAGAAGAGGACGAGGATGAGGAGGATGAAATTTCTCCTCAAGAAGAGATAAAAGAATTTAACCTAAAAGATGAGAAAGCAAGGCTAAAAAAGCAGAAATTTTCATTTAAGGATAAGAGCTATGTGGCAGCATTTATGCCTTACCGCTTGGTTGCTT
Proteins encoded in this region:
- the apt gene encoding adenine phosphoribosyltransferase; this translates as MKILDQKGKEFLLNSIRCINDFPKPGIVFRDITTLLNNKEAFNFLIDHLVARYEGANIDYIAGIESRGFIFGAALAARLRLPFVPIRKPKKLPFITLSQKYSLEYGVDEVQIHIDAFGEKAGARVLLMDDLIATGGTAKASVELINQTNATCVEACFLIDLVDLKGSEKLKSLTKIYSVLEV
- a CDS encoding site-2 protease family protein, which produces MGFIDNIDIVKVATIVISLIIAIVGHEIAHGYVAYKFGDNTAKSLGRLSINPIKHIDLVGTVIVPLVLYLSTGMMFGWAKPVPVNTYTVVRNGGYKAAIYVSLAGICYNIILGVLSLFVLKALLNIEAFEILLQFLFTLALLNLMLAIFNLYPIPPLDGFHALEYALRNFGFHALAEKLEGISRYGFVILIIILVSPLKDTIFYPTRYVLDIASAFING
- a CDS encoding AtpZ/AtpI family protein, whose protein sequence is MAKFKIKDIVAGAEQLSLGVSIVVAILLGTGLGYFVKKATNFTPALWIGFAIGIAAAILNVYKAYKAQIKSLDELKDESRYKGYTKDDDEDD
- the rpiB gene encoding ribose 5-phosphate isomerase B gives rise to the protein MKIDKIFIACDHAGVELKAELKEVIKKLGHEVIDLGTNDKNSVDYPDYAHLLASKLEPNCYGVLICGTGIGISIAANRHENVRCALCHDEFTARLAREHNDANVIAFGARVIGAGVATAALETFLKTEFAGGRHERRVKKIEIEADK
- the hemL gene encoding glutamate-1-semialdehyde 2,1-aminomutase; amino-acid sequence: MTNKEAFSEAKKYIPGGVNSPVRAFGSVGGEPVMIDHAKGAYLYDVEGKKYLDFIQSWGPLIFGHCDKDIEEAIISAVKQGVSYGAPSPKETALAKLICDEFKQIDKIRFVSSGTEATMSAIRVARGYAKKDGLIKFEGCYHGHSDALLIKAGSGATTYGNASSSGVPQDVVKNTYLAVYNDIESVKAIFENNRDKIGVVIIEPIAGNMGLVPGDKKFLEELRVVCDKFGAVLILDEVMSGFRASRLGSYPFHEVGADLITFGKVIGGGMNVAAFGGKAEIMDCLSPEGAVYQAGTLSGNPVAMSAGIAAISKINSDPNLYARLEKLAKKLMDGFKEAAKSAGIAIQTDVRGSMFGYFFTDHVVKNYDDALKSDTKLFAKFHQAMLKRGIYLAPSQFETGFVCDAMSEADIDLAVSAAKEAFLEIKA
- the folD gene encoding bifunctional methylenetetrahydrofolate dehydrogenase/methenyltetrahydrofolate cyclohydrolase FolD; translation: MKILDGKAVSLKVKESVKVRADELKKFGVEPTLAVVLVGEDKASQTYVRAKEKACNEYGIKSVAHRLSENTTQAELLALINVLNLDDSIHGILVQLPLPKHIDTNTVLATIDPAKDVDGFHAVNVGKLVSGLDGFVPCTPLGVMEILKEYGIDVAGLNAVVIGRSNIVGKPMANLLLNASATVTITHSKTKNLKEICKNADLIVAAIGRPFFLKADMVKDGAVVVDVGINRLDDGRLVGDVDFDEVAPKCSYITPVPGGVGPMTIAMLLNNTILAAQAKIASHKRA
- a CDS encoding c-type cytochrome, giving the protein MQSVFLFLLFCVAIFGADFITKTEYAKMLYLNPRGIGCDKCHGTKGEGSLISKYKHFDKKANKTVDDELRAPKINDIDFESFKAALTKPKGVMPSYFLTDEETTILYEYITNKINTPSKAVKAQNLSKPVSTDTTQKQLEQSSKAAPATKPAELAKTAPVKPSESAKTVTTQAPKSPAKPAINQKDNQKTNLKTQNQKDKK
- the lepB gene encoding signal peptidase I; translation: MKKIFTKFYDFCSSWTGTVIIVLLVIFFVAQAFVIPSGSMKNTLLVGDFLFAKKFVYGIPTPRIPWLEVKILPELNDNGHLVTGDGPARGDIVVFRYPNDEKTHFVKRCFATSEDEIVFTEKALYLRPKEGDDFIKANCHENLNGKESKFGYSCSDIAELDGKLFIKEPYRFSGIHYDENVNLFEQMVFMLNTNKDSVFMKPVPISSLPQNPNFNFNAFYAKVPKDEYFMIGDNRDHSNDSRFWGSVAYKDIVGQPWFIYFSWDNNYNVRWERIGRFVDTIENDEFFTSKALKEGEVDGLH
- a CDS encoding DUF4139 domain-containing protein, coding for MKKTLFLMASALAFANENLIEIYTDQTIITQKFSDANSSFSAFVPEGVQSESITINGDCDANANLKKISEENSPSYIKWKQEVVNLSSKLEALKARGRFIEQALIGENKSNDVTKRADEFYKFSLENIEKISATKSELEALKENEPKSEMAGFLQLDMKFACDPKEVTLLYMDDEAPKTLNEIYADTKNKNILIKQEILLTNPFVSDVKNLKLAIYPTRYQKALAPSKFYSWYEENEAEADGYGASKNILKAAKVTAEVADMRVQRDENEFAKIWKIDGINLAKGESKYITYDTQKIDANFSVFADFYGSLKAYNVASFKLNDDLTPAKTQFYVNGVSVGSPGEFEMKAKDEPVQLFLGQNELIELKKERLNKFKKSSLLGKDRISEEGYEISVKNNSSKSVDVTLVDRVPVSADETVKVEVKGFDKKDISKDGKVELKFSLAPKEEFKKEYSYKITKPKI